The genomic stretch GGACCAATCGCTCTTAGGAAAGTATGCGGACTCATCGTTCCCGCACCCTTTTCAATGTCATAGGGTTGAGCAATCAAACATCCGCGATCGCTCCAATACTTTTGCAACGCCAAAATAACCGACTGAAAATCCATGCTTTACGGGGCAATAACACTCTAATTGTCTTAATCCTACCAGCGATCGCATCGACATGTTTGATAGAGGAATAGTCCTACATACTGTTCTTCTAAGTAGCTGGGTGCAATTAAATATAAAACCCCAAAACCCGTAGCGCACGCGCAGCGTGCGCTACGGGTTTTGGCTCTATTTTGTAATTATGCCTAGCTACTTATCAAGTTAACCAAGAACTTGTTAACACTTGCTTTGTCGTTGTCAAAGCATAAATATCGATCATCCCCGGATATCTGGATGCTCCTCGCGTTTTTAAGCTGGACATGCCCAAGGCGATTTTGACATTGCCATTTTCACCAACTTTGGCACAACGACTGAAACGACTATGGGCATTGACAAAAATCGTACTGCTATTAATGCGACTAACAAAGCGATCGCGTTCAGATAAGGAGTCAGTTAGTAACACATCAGCATGACCACTACTATATTGATTGATCCATGCGATCGCCTCTTCCGTATCCTGCACCACTTTAATGGCGATGGTTTCATCTAAATAAGATTGTCCCCAAACATCTTCAAGCTCAATTGCCTTATCTATCAGCGCTTGACTCGGTTTATCTGTTTCATCGCTATGGCTCTCTTCAAGGAACTGCCGAAAATAATTAGTTGCTCCTGCACAGCCCCTTACCACCAAACCTTGCTTCTTTAAACGAACAATCCACTCGCCTAAACCACGATCTAGCCATGACTGATGCACAACTACTTTCTCGATCGCATTGACAGCATCAGGCTCACCTTTACGACTATTTAAAATAATTTCCTTAGCAAAGTCGAGGTTGCCTGATGCCGATAAATATAGATAACAGTTACCCATCGCGATCGGTAAAGCGGAAACTGTAGCTTGCTTGCTCACCTGTTGTACAAAACTGGGGCGACCATAGGGAATTACTAACCGCAAATATTTTTCTTGGACAATTAGCTCCTTCATGGCAACCCCTTTAGGTACAGAGGTCATACATGCTTCAGGGAAACCCCTAGAGATGAAGACATCTTTAGCGATTGACGCGATCGCCTCTTGGGTATATGTACCTTCATTGCCACCCTTGAGGATGATCGTATTCCCCACCTTGAGACACATGCCTGCCGCAATCAAGCTCAACTGTGGAAAGCCCTCATACACAAAAGCCACCACTCCCAAAGGAACCCTTTGATAGCCATTAATGCCCACATGCAATGTTAGAGGATCAGGTAACCCAGAAAGTTGTCTTAGGCATTCGAGCGCATGATTAAGTCGTTCGGGTGTTAGTTTGAGCCACTCTAGTACTAACTCAGGTACAGCCATATCGCGACTCGCTTCCAAATCCAAGGTATTTGCTTCGAGGATCTCATTTTTGTGTTTCTTAATTGCTTCAGCAAGCTCTAGCAATAAACTATCGCGTTCCCTTGTAGGAATTTGCGCGAGTTGTAGTGCTGCGGCGTGGGATTTATAAATGAAGCCTGTAAGGTCTTCTGGTGACATATGGGTAATAATTACTTGCTAAAAGCCTGAGGATATTGCTTTATAAGAAAATTCAATGAATTTCACAGGAGCAAGCTGCTCAGAAAGTTTCTAAAAATCGTGATAACGCAACACGAGCAATCGCCATATTAACAAACCTAAAAGAGTAAACAACAAAATCGCTAGAGGAATAGCAAAAGCGGATTTGAGATTTAGTGCCCACATAACTACCAATGCAAAAAACAGCAAAGAAATTATGTACATCAAGGCTGTTTCTAACAAGGGATATTGTCGATATTCACGACTCGCTCGCCATTTGCCAATCCATTGCCATGTATGACGTTGAGAATCAATGCCACCTACCTGCAATAGACTGTAACCATCATTTTCTAGCTCAAATAACAAAGAGCAGCGATCGCAGCCAAAAGCATCTGTCAGCGCGATCGGTTTTAATTTGCCGCGTTTGCGTGGGCAAGGACAGGGGTAGATTTGCTCTAGATCAATTTTTTGAGGCTTATGAATATGCACTAGACAGACATGCTCAACAAAAATGTTAACAGTAGGCTCAGCGCAAGAGACTAATCTAAAGATTGTATATCAATAAAATAAAGAAGGTAAAGTCAACACTTTCATTACAATCTCTGGCATCACAGTCTATAGCTGTATAGCAATTAATCGCTATTACAGTACTTTGATATTCAACAAGCATTGATATTTCGCTAGAAAGTCTTTACTTATCGACACTTTTCGCCAAAACGCCAAAATTATAGGTGATTAATTTAGGTCAATCCGAATGTCAAAAATATTCTTAAAAAATTTGTGCTGCAATTTACCGAGATTGATGTATCATTCTATTCGGTGTGAAAAACACTTAGCCCAAGCGGATGTGGCGGAATTGGTAGACGCGCTAGATTTAGGTTCTAGTATCTCTGATGTGAGAGTTCGAGTCTCTCCATCCGCATTTCTTAAAAAAGAGTTAGTGCAATGCATTGACTCTTTTTTGTGATTTATAACAAGTCTCAAGCAAAAAATGGTTTCTCTAAATAAAGCATAAGAATAAGATATAAAAATTGTGCTAACTTCATTTCTACAAACTTGGAGATTTATTCAGTGTCATCCATTAGGCTCACAAAACTTTTTCCATGCACTCAAATTATGGATTAGGTGGCAAATAGGTGCACGAATTTTAAAAATGCCTGTTGTTGTTCCTTTTGTTGGCGAATCTCAGTTAGTTGTCGAGATTGGGATGACTGGAGCAACAGGTAATATCTATACTGGCTTGCACGAATTTGCCGACATGGCTTTTTGCTTGCACTTGCTACGCATAGGAGACTTATTTGTTGATGTGGGAGCAAATATTGGCTCATATACAGTACTTGCATCAAAAGCGGTTGGAGCAAATAGTTTAGCGATCGAGCCAGTACCAGAAACTTTTAATCGACTACAAAGAAATATACGAATTAACGATATATCTTCTTTAGTAGATAGTCGTTGTTGCGCCGCAGGAAAAAATAGTGGATTACTAAAATTTACTTCAGATCTTGATACAACAAATAAAGCTGTTGATGCCAACTACATAGGTAAATCAATTGAAGTGCCTGTTGAACCACTTGATCAAATCATTGACCAACTACAACCTACTCTCATCAAAATTGATGTTGAGGGATTTGAATCAGAAGTAATTGCAGGAGCATCTAAAATTCTAGCTTGCAATTCTTTACTGGCTATTTTATTAGAAACAGTTGATTCTGAGATCAATAAGACTTTAAAGGATTTTGGATTTGAACCTGCTAGTTACAATCCATTTCAAAGGAAGTTAGAGATATCAGTTAACAATCATTTAAATAATAACTATTTGTGGATTCGGAACCCATCGCAAGTTTTAGATCGCTGTAAATCTGCTTCCAAATTTCAAGCATTAGGTATTTTCTTTTAATGTTTTGAGGATCATACATATTAATGTTTAAACTCGCATACTTTGTATCTCACCCAATTCAATATCAGGCTCCTTTGCTGCGGATGATTGCCGCCGATCCAGATATCGATCTTAAGGTGTTTTTTTATAGTGATTTTTCTTTAAAGCCCTATCAAGATAGTGGATTTGGGAAAGTAATCGAGTGGGATGTACCATTAACGGAGGGTTATGATTACCAGTTTTTAGATTGTTGGGGTAGTAAGCAATGGAAAAATATGTTCCAACAGCCTATTGCCAAAAACATACCTAAGCTATTAGAGATCGGTAATTTTGATGCAGTATGGGTACATGGATGGGCATGGTTTTGTAGTTTGCAGGTAATCTTTGCGGCAGAGAAGTTAAATATTCCTGTTTTGTTAAGAGGTGAGTCTAATGGATTGCAAGCAACAAACCACTTTATTAAACAAACCACAAAAAAAATATTTTTAGGGTTTTTATTTAAAAAAATATCTGCTTTCCTTTATGTAGGAAATTTAAACTATCAGTTTTATATAAATCATAAAGTTAATACAGATCGCCTATTCCCCGTACCATATGCAGTTGATAATAATTTCTTTCAGGCTCAAGTAAAGTTAGCTAGAACAAATCGAGAAAATCTCAAGCGATCGCTGGATTTGGAACCTAATAGACCAATAATTTTATATGCAGCTAAGTTAATTGATGTTAAACGCCCCCAAGATCTATTGTCAGCCTATCGATTACTTTCCCCAGATGGTATCCAAGAGCCAGATCCTTATTTACTATTTGTTGGCGATGGAGCTTTAAAAGTATCCCTTGAAAATACAGCTAAAGAAATAGGTTGGCAATCAATTAGATTTTTGGGTTTTAAAAATCAATCAGAAATGCCTACTATGTATGATTTATGTGATATTTTCGTCTTACCTTCTAGTTTTGAACCTTGGGGACTGGCAATTAATGAAGTGATGAATGCAGGTAAAGCAGTTGTAGTAAGCGATCAAGTTGGTTGCGCTCCTGATCTCGTTTTAGATGGGCAGAATGGCGCTATTTTTCCAGTAGGGGATGTAGTAGCTTTAGCAGAATCAATGAAATGGGCGATCGCTAATTCTATAGTTGCAGGTGATAGAAGCCAAAAAATAATTAACAATTGGAGTTTTCAGGAAGATGTTTTAGGACTAAAAGAAGCGTTAATTAGCACAGTTAATTTTTGAATAAAAAACATCTACTAATTATGTCAACTAAATACCGCAATCAAATTTACAACAAATATTTTTCAAGCCAAGGTGAGTATATTTCAAACCTAGATTTTGGCTCGCCAAGAAGAAATTATTACAACAATTATTTTTTAACCAAGTTTTTGCCACAAGACAAAAGTACCAAAGTGTTAGATATTGGCTGTGGCTGTGGTTCTTTACTAGTGGCTTTAAAAAGTTTAGGATATTCAGAAATTATGGGGGTTGATAGATGTCCAGAGTTAGATACTATTCTGAAGGGATCAGAACTGTCGAAATATATAGTTACTGGTGATATTTGTGATTTTCTGAAAAATTCTTATGCTAAACAAACAAAGTGGGATGTTGTCCTAGCTATAGATATATTAGAGCATTTCACAAAAGACGAATTGATGGATGTACTAAATTTAATTAAAAATGTTCTAAGTGATAAGGGCATCTTAATTATCAAAGTACCTAATGCCCAAAGTCCTTTATTAGCTGGGACTACAGTCTTTGGTGATTTCAGTCATGAAATTTCTTTTACTCCAACTAGTATGGATCAAGTATTAAAGGCTTGTGGATTTAGTGATGTTAGATATTATGAAGCATCTCCAGTACCTTATACACCTATGAGTATATTGCGTTTCTGTCTATGGAATATTATCCGTTTGCTATATGTTTTTTTGTATGCAGTAGAAACTGGCTCTCTATCTTTATCTAACGTTTGGAGTCGTAGTTTTTTTGCTGTTGCGAATAAAATTGATAATTAATTATAAAACTCAATAATGAAAGTATTAGTTGTAGGTCAATTGAATAGAATAGGAGCAACTGAAGAAGTTTACGGAAGAGGTTTTTCGGATGTTGGGTGTGAAGTTGAATATTTTAATTGGCAAGATGCTGAACCTAGTTTGCGATCGCGTTCTCTATCCGATAGATTGGCATGGCGGTTCACATGGCAACTTATGGCGCAATCTGCTAATCAAAAATTACTGAAAATTGCAGGACAGTTTAAGCCAGATTTGGTATTTGTTGTTTCTCCCAACTTAGTTCAACCAGAAAGTATTAAATCCTTGCAAAAGTATGGATTAGTATTTGTCTTTTTCACAGATAATCCTTTGGATAGCCATCATACCCATAGTAATTCATGGGTAAGACGAGGACTACCTTTGTGGGATGCAGTATTTATCTGGAGTAAAGAGCTAGTTAATCAGTTGCAAAATAAGGGATTAGAAAAAGTTTTCTTTCATCCTTTTTGTAGTGATGCAAATTATCATTTTCCCAAAAAACAACTTAATCCCATTTATGATGTTGCTTTTATTGGTAATTGGGATGCTAGTAGAAAAAGAGAAAAATATCTTATGGCAATTTCTAATCATCGTTTAGGTATTTGGGGATCTGATTATTGGCTAACTCGTTGTAAAGAAGATTCACTTAATGGCTTTGTGAAGGGAATGTGTGATTATACAAACATACCCGATGTTTTAGGCTCTGCAAAAATGGGGTTAAATATATTACGTCCTCAAAATGAGATGGGACATAATATTAGAACATTTGAAATTCCTGCTTCAGGTACGATGATGTTGAGTGAGCGTAGTCAAGATTTGTTGGGTTTATTTGAGGAGGATAAAGAGGCAGTTTATTTTTCTAGTCCAGAGGAATTAAATCAAAAGATTAGCTATTTACTTCAGAATGATCATTTAATTACCTCTATTGCAGAATCGGGTTATAAAAAGGCAATACAGCATACCATCAAAGATAGAATCTTAGACATTTTATCCGTAGTAAATCAAGATAGTAATTTAAAATATTAGTTTGGATAGAGCGGTTGATTTAAAATAGATTATTTTTAGTTTTTAGGAATAAATTAAAACAGTGATGAAATCATTATTAGTTAAACTCATCGGATTTCCTGCAACTCTGATTCATGGCGACACTCTGGTGTTAGATCGTTGGATTTGGTTGAAAGAACGTCTTCCAAAAACAAATAATTCTGAGAAGTTTTTAGACATAGGTTGTGGAACGGGTGCTTTTACAACCTATGCTTCTTTAAGGGGCTACAATGCGCTTGGATTAAGTTGGGATGAAAGAAATCAGAATGTAGCAAAGGAACGTGCTTCACTATGTAAAGCTAATTCAGCAACGTTTGAAGTACAGGATGTCAGAAAACTTGATGAACGACAAGACCTAATAAATCAATTTGATGTTGCTATTTGTTTTGAGAATATTGAGCATATTATTGATGACCAAAAATTGATGTGTGATATAGCTAAGTGCTTAAAAAGAGGGGGAAAGCTTTTACTAACAACACCAAACTGGGATTATAAGCCAATTTCGGAAGGGGATAGTGGTCCTTTTTTACTTATTGAAAATGGAGGACATGTTAGAAAAGGATATACGAAAGAAAAGTTATCTGAATTATGCTATATAGCAGGCTTAGTACCTGACTCGTTCTCTTTCTGTAGTGGTTTGGTTAGCCAAAAGACAACTTTTATGTTACGTCTACTATCAAAAGTAAACCATATATTTGCTTGGGGTATAACCTTACCATTGAGAATTATCCCTCCAATATTAGACCCAGTTTTATCTAAAATTGTTGATTATCCTAGCTATTCCATTTGTCTTGAAGCTCATAAGAAATAAAAAATCATGAATAAGTTAATACCTAGACTTGAATTTCTTGCACAATCTCTTTTCTGGAGTCAAAACTTTTGTCCGCACTGTGGTTCACAAGATTTACAAGAAGTTGCAAAGAAGTACAAAAGTATCGGGATTGAACATTGCAATGATTGTGGCTTATTTTTCACCAGCCCTATCTATAAATCTTCATTTTTTTCTGATTTTTACGATAAGCTCTATCAAGCTGAAGGCTCAACTACAGATATGCCTAATGCTGAACAGTTAAGTGATCTGATAAGCAAGAAATTTGAAGGTTCTGACAAATATTTTAGTGATAGAATTAAGGCGATTTCTGATTTTTTAGAGGGTCGAAATTTACTTGAAATTGGATCTTCTTGGGGATATTTTATTTACCAAGCTAAATTACAAGGATTTAATGTTACTGGTATAGAGATAAGTGATACTCGTCGTCAGTTCGGCAGAGAAAATTTGGGAGTAGATATTTTAAAGAATATTTCTAATCTTGGCTCAAAAAAATTCGATCTGATTTATACGGCTCACACATTAGAACATTTTACAGATCTATCTACCATATTTACCGAGCTTTACGAACACCTAGAAATTGATGGCAAACTTATTATAGAAGTTCCTAACTTTGACTTTCTTGCTTACGGAAATTCATTATTATCTATAATTGGTGCAGTACATCCTGTTGGTTTTTCTAGTAAATTCTTTGAGGATAATCTACCCAAATATGGCTTCAAATCCCTAAAATTTTATGATAGTTGGGATAAATTTCCGAACGATTCTAATTCTAAAAGTTCAGGTGATATATTGCTTTTACTAGCTGAGAAATAACTAATGAAAGTTAATATTGCAGTGTCAGGAAGATTTCATGCTTTTAACTTGGCGCAACAATTGCAAAAGCGAGGCTATCTTAATCACCTTTTTACTACTTACCCATCTTTTAAAGTTTCAGAATTTGACATAGATACTCAGTCTGTAAAATCTCTTTTGTATTTAGAAGTCTTATCAAGAGGATGGAATAAACTACCAAGTTGGCTAAAAGGTGATCGCAACTTACAGCTATTTTGGTTAGAGTGGTTTGATCGTGATGTAACTAAAAATCTAAACGAAGATTTTGATATATTTGTGGGCTGGTCAGGTGCTTGTCTTGGGTCATTTCGCCGCGCCAAAGAACTAGGTGCTTTAACCATTGTTGAGCGTGGGAGTAGTCATATGAAGTATCAGACTGAAATTCTCCAAGAAGAGTATGCGCGCTGGGGATTAAAATTTACAGCTACGCATCAAGGCGTTTATGAACGTGAATTAAAAGCTTATGAAGAATGCGATCGCATTGCCATTCCTAGTTTATTTGTCAAACAAACTTTCTTAGAAAAGGGTATACCCGAATCAAAATTAATTCATGTTCCCTATGGTGTTTCCTTGTCTGAATTTTATCCTGTCCCTAAAGAAGATAAAATTTTTCGAGTTATCCATTGTGGTGCAATTAGTTTAAGAAAGGGTGTGCCATATCTCTTGCAAGCATTCTATGAGCTAAATTTAACTGATGCAGAGTTATGGCTAGTGGGAAGCGTAGATCCAGAAATAATGCCATTTCTCACCAAATATCAAAGCGATCGCATTATTCTTAAAGGCAAACATCCACAAAATACATTACGTTGGTTTTATTCCCAATGTTCTGTTTTTTGCATTGCTTCCATTGAAGAGGGGCTTGCCATGGTACAGCCGCAAGCAATGGCTTGTGGTCTTCCTGTAATTCATACAACAAATACAGGTGGTGAAGATATTGTTAGAGATGGTATAGATGGTTTTGTTTTACCAATTCGGGACATAGAAGCTTTAAAATCAAAGATTTTATATTTTTATGAAAATCCAGAAAGTCGAAATGAAATGAGTAAAAATGCTTTGCTTCAAGCACAAACCTCTCTTTCATGGGATGACTACGGAAAGAAAATGATCAACGCCTATTCAAATTTATTGTAAAAAATGTAGAGAAAGGTCAGATGTTAAACAATGCTATTAGATACTTAAAACGTCTTAGAGCCATGCAACGAATTAACATATCGTTGAGTAGAGGCGCTATAGCAAGTTATACACGTTCTATAGATTTAACTGACCCTCAGTCTTGGGAATTCTCAGCATTTAGCCAAAATGGTGAGGACGGAATTATAGATGTATTACTTTCTCAATGTAAAAGCCGAAATCGCTATTTCATTGAAATTGGTTCTTCTGATGGCATTGAGAATAATACCTCTTATTTAGGAGTTGTAAAAAAATATAGGGGCATTATGATTGAAGGCAATCATAATGCTTCTAATGAATGCGACCTTAATGTTGCATATCTATGTTCAAAAGATTTTATAAACTGTGTTCCAATGTTTGTTAATCAAGAAAACGTGGAAAAAATTAAAAAATTATCTCTCTACCTTGATCCTGATGTATTTTCTTTAGACATCGATGGTATGGATTACTATGTAGCTAAAGCGATTATGGAAATTGGCTTTAGACCTAAAATTTTTGTTGTGGAATATAATTCTGCTTTTGGTCCAGAAAATCCCTTAACGGTGGAGTATCAAAACAACTTTATTGCTAGACCAGAACATAAGAGTTTATATTACGGTGTGTCATTGTCGGGATGGAAAAAATTCTTCAAAAACCTTGGATATCATTTTATTACAGTAGATACAAATGGTGTTAATGCTTTTTTTGTCGATTCCAATAAATTTGAGCAGAAGTTTTTAAAGGATATTCATGGTTTAAATTTCGCAGAAAATGGACTTCAGAGTTTGAGATTTAGAGATGAATGGAAGGCTCAATTCGACTTAATCAAGCATCTAAAATTTGTTGAGATATAGCAGCTTGTTAACCTATCATTCAATGTAACTTACAAGGAAAATATACAATTTTTAAAGCACTTTGAATAAAATTAAAACATCATGCTAGATACTCCTTTAGTCACAACCGCACGCTCTATTAAATCATTTTTAGTAAAAATAAAAGCCAATGCCTTACTTTCTGTTGGTCAGTCTATTTATCACTCCATATTTCTAAAAGATAACGGTAAAAATTTCATTCGCAAACGAATAAATGATGAGGTTTATAAATTTGTACCCAGCCTAGCGGTATTTGCGGACATCTATGAGCCACACATTTTATTGTGGCTAAAAAAATGGTTGCATCAAGGGGATGTTTTTTGGGATGTCGGAGCCAATATTGGTTTAACTTCATTACCAGCAGCTCAAATAATTGGTAAAAGCGGTAAGATAATCGCCATCGAGCCTAGTC from Pseudanabaena sp. Chao 1811 encodes the following:
- a CDS encoding aldehyde dehydrogenase family protein, whose product is MSPEDLTGFIYKSHAAALQLAQIPTRERDSLLLELAEAIKKHKNEILEANTLDLEASRDMAVPELVLEWLKLTPERLNHALECLRQLSGLPDPLTLHVGINGYQRVPLGVVAFVYEGFPQLSLIAAGMCLKVGNTIILKGGNEGTYTQEAIASIAKDVFISRGFPEACMTSVPKGVAMKELIVQEKYLRLVIPYGRPSFVQQVSKQATVSALPIAMGNCYLYLSASGNLDFAKEIILNSRKGEPDAVNAIEKVVVHQSWLDRGLGEWIVRLKKQGLVVRGCAGATNYFRQFLEESHSDETDKPSQALIDKAIELEDVWGQSYLDETIAIKVVQDTEEAIAWINQYSSGHADVLLTDSLSERDRFVSRINSSTIFVNAHSRFSRCAKVGENGNVKIALGMSSLKTRGASRYPGMIDIYALTTTKQVLTSSWLT
- a CDS encoding FkbM family methyltransferase; translation: MPVVVPFVGESQLVVEIGMTGATGNIYTGLHEFADMAFCLHLLRIGDLFVDVGANIGSYTVLASKAVGANSLAIEPVPETFNRLQRNIRINDISSLVDSRCCAAGKNSGLLKFTSDLDTTNKAVDANYIGKSIEVPVEPLDQIIDQLQPTLIKIDVEGFESEVIAGASKILACNSLLAILLETVDSEINKTLKDFGFEPASYNPFQRKLEISVNNHLNNNYLWIRNPSQVLDRCKSASKFQALGIFF
- a CDS encoding glycosyltransferase family 4 protein, whose amino-acid sequence is MFKLAYFVSHPIQYQAPLLRMIAADPDIDLKVFFYSDFSLKPYQDSGFGKVIEWDVPLTEGYDYQFLDCWGSKQWKNMFQQPIAKNIPKLLEIGNFDAVWVHGWAWFCSLQVIFAAEKLNIPVLLRGESNGLQATNHFIKQTTKKIFLGFLFKKISAFLYVGNLNYQFYINHKVNTDRLFPVPYAVDNNFFQAQVKLARTNRENLKRSLDLEPNRPIILYAAKLIDVKRPQDLLSAYRLLSPDGIQEPDPYLLFVGDGALKVSLENTAKEIGWQSIRFLGFKNQSEMPTMYDLCDIFVLPSSFEPWGLAINEVMNAGKAVVVSDQVGCAPDLVLDGQNGAIFPVGDVVALAESMKWAIANSIVAGDRSQKIINNWSFQEDVLGLKEALISTVNF
- a CDS encoding class I SAM-dependent methyltransferase, translated to MSTKYRNQIYNKYFSSQGEYISNLDFGSPRRNYYNNYFLTKFLPQDKSTKVLDIGCGCGSLLVALKSLGYSEIMGVDRCPELDTILKGSELSKYIVTGDICDFLKNSYAKQTKWDVVLAIDILEHFTKDELMDVLNLIKNVLSDKGILIIKVPNAQSPLLAGTTVFGDFSHEISFTPTSMDQVLKACGFSDVRYYEASPVPYTPMSILRFCLWNIIRLLYVFLYAVETGSLSLSNVWSRSFFAVANKIDN
- a CDS encoding CgeB family protein, producing MKVLVVGQLNRIGATEEVYGRGFSDVGCEVEYFNWQDAEPSLRSRSLSDRLAWRFTWQLMAQSANQKLLKIAGQFKPDLVFVVSPNLVQPESIKSLQKYGLVFVFFTDNPLDSHHTHSNSWVRRGLPLWDAVFIWSKELVNQLQNKGLEKVFFHPFCSDANYHFPKKQLNPIYDVAFIGNWDASRKREKYLMAISNHRLGIWGSDYWLTRCKEDSLNGFVKGMCDYTNIPDVLGSAKMGLNILRPQNEMGHNIRTFEIPASGTMMLSERSQDLLGLFEEDKEAVYFSSPEELNQKISYLLQNDHLITSIAESGYKKAIQHTIKDRILDILSVVNQDSNLKY
- a CDS encoding class I SAM-dependent methyltransferase, coding for MKSLLVKLIGFPATLIHGDTLVLDRWIWLKERLPKTNNSEKFLDIGCGTGAFTTYASLRGYNALGLSWDERNQNVAKERASLCKANSATFEVQDVRKLDERQDLINQFDVAICFENIEHIIDDQKLMCDIAKCLKRGGKLLLTTPNWDYKPISEGDSGPFLLIENGGHVRKGYTKEKLSELCYIAGLVPDSFSFCSGLVSQKTTFMLRLLSKVNHIFAWGITLPLRIIPPILDPVLSKIVDYPSYSICLEAHKK
- a CDS encoding class I SAM-dependent methyltransferase, whose product is MNKLIPRLEFLAQSLFWSQNFCPHCGSQDLQEVAKKYKSIGIEHCNDCGLFFTSPIYKSSFFSDFYDKLYQAEGSTTDMPNAEQLSDLISKKFEGSDKYFSDRIKAISDFLEGRNLLEIGSSWGYFIYQAKLQGFNVTGIEISDTRRQFGRENLGVDILKNISNLGSKKFDLIYTAHTLEHFTDLSTIFTELYEHLEIDGKLIIEVPNFDFLAYGNSLLSIIGAVHPVGFSSKFFEDNLPKYGFKSLKFYDSWDKFPNDSNSKSSGDILLLLAEK
- a CDS encoding glycosyltransferase family 4 protein, which translates into the protein MKVNIAVSGRFHAFNLAQQLQKRGYLNHLFTTYPSFKVSEFDIDTQSVKSLLYLEVLSRGWNKLPSWLKGDRNLQLFWLEWFDRDVTKNLNEDFDIFVGWSGACLGSFRRAKELGALTIVERGSSHMKYQTEILQEEYARWGLKFTATHQGVYERELKAYEECDRIAIPSLFVKQTFLEKGIPESKLIHVPYGVSLSEFYPVPKEDKIFRVIHCGAISLRKGVPYLLQAFYELNLTDAELWLVGSVDPEIMPFLTKYQSDRIILKGKHPQNTLRWFYSQCSVFCIASIEEGLAMVQPQAMACGLPVIHTTNTGGEDIVRDGIDGFVLPIRDIEALKSKILYFYENPESRNEMSKNALLQAQTSLSWDDYGKKMINAYSNLL